From Fusarium fujikuroi IMI 58289 draft genome, chromosome FFUJ_chr07, a single genomic window includes:
- a CDS encoding related to exopolyphosphatase: protein MTSRLSLGGFLAKTRAALTAPAAQRKGPLTFVVGNESADLDSLCSALVYAYMRTHTPPHTLHIPLSNLPRDDLALRTEMSAVLKHAGLTLKDLLTLSELPDLKPEETRWLLVDHNSLTGPLKKFSDHVTGCVDHHADENVIGKDAEPRVVEPCGSCMSLVVDETRNTWEEISHLSPEDSDAATENDKLTRLALAPIISDTINLTAKEKVREKDLKAVEFLEGRIHKSFNRTAYFDEISAVKEDISDLSFRDILRKDYKEWDGSGLKLGISCVVQDFSYLVDKAGASEPLIDAFEDWAKERELDVASIMTTSHPNGEFQRHLLVWGVTDQGREAVDRFVQAGDKLKLETWKEGELDHHGHKRFAWRQKELAASRKQVAPLLREALKKS, encoded by the exons ATGACTTCGAGATTGTCCTTGGGCGGCTTTTTGGCCAAAACGAGAGCTGCTTTGACAGCTCCAGCGGCGCAACGAAAGGGACCTCTTACTTTTGTTGTAGGAAATGAATCAGCTG ACCTCGACTCTCTCTGCTCAGCTCTTGTCTACGCTTATATGCGCACTCATACCCCTCCTCATACCCTACACATTCCCCTCTCAAACCTGCCCCGCGACGACCTCGCTCTTCGCACCGAGATGTCAGCAGTTCTCAAACATGCTGGACTTACTCTTAAAGATCTACTAACTCTATCTGAACTTCCAGACCTCAAACCTGAGGAAACACGCTGGTTGCTGGTTGATCATAACTCCCTCACAGGTCCACTTAAGAAGTTTTCGGACCATGTTACTGGCTGTGTTGATCACCATGCCGATGAGAACGTTATTGGCAAAGATGCAGAGCCAAGAGTCGTTGAACCTTGTGGAAGCTGTATGAGCTTGGTGGTGGATGAGACGAGGAACACCTGGGAGGAAATTTCGCACCTGAGTCCTGAGGATAGCGATGCGGCTACGGAGAACGACAAGCTTACTAGACTTGCGCTTGCTCCTATCATCTCCGACACGATAAACCTCACGGCCAAGGAAAAGGTTCGAGAGAAGGACTTGAAGGCGGTTGAATTCCTAGAGGGGCGCATTCACAAATCCTTCAACCGCACAGCCTACTTTGACGAGATCTCTGCTGTAAAGGAGGATATTTCCGACTTGAGTTTCCGCGACATTCTGCGCAAGGACTACAAAGAATGGGATGGCTCAGGCCTAAAGCTTGGAATTAGCTGTGTGGTACAAGACTTCAGCTACCTCGTAGACAAAGCTGGTGCTTCAGAGCCGCTGATCGATGCCTTTGAGGACTGGGCGAAGGAGCGCGAACTCGATGTGGCAAGCATAATGACCACGTCCCATCCCAACGGGGAGTTTCAACGCCATCTACTTGTCTGGGGTGTTACCGATCAAGGCCGTGAGGCGGTGGATAGGTTTGTGCAAGCTGGTGATaagttgaagttggagaCTTGGAAGGAGGGAGAGCTGGATCATCATGGGCACAAGAGGTTTGCCTGGAGGCAGAAGGAACTTGCTGCAAGTAGAAAGCAGGTTGCGCCTTTGTTGAGGGAGGCTCTTAAGAAGAGTTGA
- a CDS encoding related to protein RIS1: MASSVNHRLIKKEEEDSDDECTFLSSTKNIAMKGDPKQAICIGDDDETTSGPSTRPQKASFKDNLTIVKDESDDEKETFKMKELEPPSKDTITAEDFCDTINVDPESSDEDADDEDDPDSAHEEDSDYHDSDDGSDDGSDDESDSDNSETQKKTQRPKIGVSKVSDIKKLIKKCENAKNALIVKEYMGEKLSLAEREKLEKLKKQIPKAHKELEKHARQSPPKTAREYWQRHLKRQEEKEDRKRKRDSDETNPNKLQKTGMQAGFENPGFSRAAALFTSSGAQDDDDDDDDDGEPANSIKATTHEAQMKQIMAGIPEGNDTRHTKTQKRDLVKAKKCFGYKKIKAIDGKWKLKGMETPMHSQQLVAATWMVRREAMGLHPAGGILGDEMGLGKTITALATIVGHPAEPEDREDDYGRATLVIADSPHSASRTWMDQIKKHTSVGFTKRCLIYSEELEKDSRWWSTKNVVITYLNKLRAQFPSKREYQTLKAKWAGDESGFQQALSKKLGPLFKVNWYRIILDEAHGIKNHSSSGALAVWRLNAKYRWALTGTPLANKLDEFFPYLKFIGCNFATTMRQYRAEYIKSDQAAENFEQLVALVMLRRQQTEKFLGHTMVPLPKSHRADIWIPCSGWEKILLEVVDGAYQEKLLDAQNENQETAAHEHQQQQDTRENEVESDDKSETNFEDDENNGSNALDAYRIQLLRCLRLLQVTSHPLTLEKFYREEDHDVYIDMTLERLKSEVTQSNLDADQKALEVSLEPAYSSGLQQLELVIKDNFGGSEEMEELLKLTANEKKVKDVTCAFCNKRTPPENPVQSSNCEHVYCHDCLSIAVKSKTKTGRTRVMQAPQCQITGCSPILGMGQAVKTLGCIDAAVKAIKGYKEPGRDSIGTRWTGSRGDMASFFRAVCGHEDIDYGPVKMPLSSKVKATLAVMLTWMKEAPDDKIILYVQWTRTAKALGCVLESMGIKFLYYNRMANQKQKTQALDEFANKTDIKILVSSMKCGGQSLNLQMANRVIILDEWWNKAAEEQAFKRVYRTGQLKETHLVRIIAKDSMDERIIMLQDAKEEVIRAALQDGEMQPNFSNYLQLQMLFSGKDKETLIAEMEMAARAKQAKQ; the protein is encoded by the exons ATGGCCTCTTCAGTTAACCATCGCCTTataaagaaggaagaagaggattctgatgatgaatgcaCTTTCCTGTCTTCAACCAAGAACATAGCAATGAAGGGCGACCCGAAGCAGGCTATTTGCAttggcgatgacgacgagactACTTCGGGGCCATCTACCCGGCCCCAGAAAGCTTCGTTTAAGGACAACCTCACTATCGTCAAGGACGAGAGCGACGATGAAAAGGAGaccttcaagatgaaggaacTGGAGCCCCCGAGCAAAGACACCATTACAGCCGAAGACTTCTGTGACACGATCAATGTTGACCCTGAGTCTAGTGAcgaagatgctgatgatgaggacgatcCAGACTCTGCACACGAGGAGGACTCGGATTATCACGATTCGGATGACGGATCAGACGACGGATCAGACGACGAATCAGACTCAGACAATTCGGAAACACAGAAGAAGACACAAAGGCCCAAAATAGGTGTTTCCAAAGTCTCCGATATCAAGAAACTTATAAAAAAATGCGAGAATGCAAAGAATGCTTTGATCGTCAAGGAGTACATGGGAGAAAAGTTGAGTCTTGCGGAGCGCGAGAAACTCGAAAAACTGAAGAAACAAATCCCCAAAGCACacaaggaacttgagaaaCACGCGAGACAGTCTCCACCGAAAACCGCTCGAGAATACTGGCAGCGGCATCTGAAGCGACAAGAGGAAAAAGAGGACAGAAAGCGCAAACGTGACAGCGATGAGACAAACCCGAACAAACTTCAAAAGACAGGCATGCAAGCTGGATTTGAAAATCCTGGTTTCTcgagagcagcagccttATTCACCTCAAGCGGGGCtcaggacgacgacgacgacgacgacgacgacggtgaACCAGCGAACAGCATTAAGGCCACAACTCATGAGGCCCAGATGAAGCAAATTATGGCTGGCATCCCCGAGGGTAACGACACCCGACATACAAAGACACAGAAACGTGATCTTGTCAAAGCCAAAAAATGCTTTGGATACAAGAAGATTAAGGCCATTGACGGAAAGTGGAAGCTCAAAGGGATGGAAACCCCTATGCACAGTCAGCAGCTCGTGGCCGCTACCTGGATGGTCAGGCGTGAAGCCATGGGATTACATCCGGCGGGAGGTATCCTGGGTGACGAGATGGGACTTGGAAAGACGATCACTGCTCTGGCAACGATCGTGGGTCATCCAGCAGAGCCAGAGGATAGAGAAGATGATTATGGCCGGGCAACTTTGGTGATTGCTGATAGCCCCCATTCTGCCTCAAGGACCTGGATGGATCAAATCAAGAAGCATACCTCGGTTGGTTTTACCAAAAGGTGCCTGATCTACTCCGAGGAGCTCGAAAAAGATTCAAGATGGTGGAGTACGAAGAATGTGGT GATCACTTATTTGAATAAATTACGAGCCCAGTTTCCCAGCAAAAGGGAATACCAAACTCTGAAGGCCAAATGGGCTGGAGACGAGAGCGGGTTTCAGCAAGCCCTTTCAAAGAAGCTCGGTCCACTCTTTAAGGTCAACTGGTATCGAATCATTCTGGACGAGGCTCATGGCATCAAGAATCACAGCTCAAGTG GTGCTCTCGCAGTCTGGCGACTGAACGCCAAGTATCGTTGGGCTTTGACTGGCACACCCCTCGCCAACAAACTAGACG AGTTCTTTCCCTACTTAAAGTTCATTGGTTGCAATTTTGCAACTACTATGAGACAATACCGAGCTGAGTACATCAAGAGC GACCAGGCAGCTGAAAACTTTGAACAATTAGTGGCCCTTGTCATGTTGAGACG ACAGCAGACCGAAAAGTTTCTGGGACACACCATGGTTCCCCTGCCAAAAAGCCATCGTGCTGATATTTGGATTCCATGTTCAGGCTGGGAGAAGATCCTCTTAGA GGTTGTGGATGGTGCATACCAAGAAAAGCTTCTCGACGCCCAAAATGAAAACCAAGAGACTGCCGCACACgaacaccaacagcagcaggatACCCGAGAGAATGAAGTTGAATCCGACGACAAGAGTGAGACTAActtcgaagacgacgagaaCAACGGCTCCAATGCTCTAGACGCGTACAGAATTCAGCTCCTGAGATGTTTGAGGCTTCTGCAGGTCACGTCTCACCCTCTCACCCTTGAGAAGTTCTATAGAGAGGAAGACCATGACGTGTACATTGACATGACCCTCGAGCGGCTGAAATCAGAAGTAACTCAATCGAACCTCGATGCAGATCAGAAGGCTCTGGAAGTGTCTCTAGAGCCAGCCTATTCTTCAGGGCTCCAACAGTTGGAGTTGGTGATCAAGGACAACTTTGGGGGTAGcgaagagatggaagagctaCTCAAACTTACGGCTAACGAGAAAAAGGTCAAAGACGTCACTTGCGCCTTTTGTAACAAGAGAACCCCCCCTGAGAACCCCGTTCAGAGCTCAAAC TGTGAACATGTCTACTGCCACGATTGCCTCTCCATTGCAGTCAAAAGCAAAACCAAAACTGGCCGTACCCGTGTG ATGCAGGCTCCCCAGTGCCAAATTACGGGGTGCTCTCCGATACTTGGAATGGGCCAAGCAGTGAAGACTCTGGGATGCATTGACGCAGCtgtaaaggctataaaaggTTACAAGGAACCTGGGCGTGACAGCATCGGTACACGGTGGACTGGCAGCCGAGGAGACATGGCCTCATTCTTTCGTGCTGTCTGTGGCCACGAGGACATCGACTATGGTCCCGTAAAGATGCCCTTGAGCTCCAAAGTGAAAGCCACTTTGGCAGTGATGCTCACTTGGATGAAGGAGGCACCTGATGACAAGATCATCC TTTATGTGCAATGGACTAGAACTGCAAAGGCTCTCGGCTGTGTTCTCGAGAGTATGGGAATCAAATTCCTGTATTACAACAGGATGGCAAACCAAAAGCAGAAGACTCAAGCACTAGACGAGTTCGCCAACAAGACAGACATCAAGATTTTG GTGTCGTCAATGAAGTGTGGAGGGCAGTCCTTGAATCTCCAGATGGCCAATCGCGTCATTATCCTTGATGAATGGTGGAATAAAGCCGCCGAGGAACAAGCGTTCAAAAGAGTCTACAGAACTGGCCAGTTAAAAGAGACCCATCTTGTTCGCATCATCGCGAAGGATAGCATGGACGAACGTATCATCATGCTGCAAGACGCCAAGGAAGAGGTTATCCGGGCCGCTCTGCAGGATGGGGAGATGCAGCCGAACTTCTCCAActatcttcagcttcaaatgCTCTTCTCCGGGAAGGACAAAGAGACACTGATCgccgagatggagatggcggCTCGTGCCAAACAGGCCAAACAGTGA
- a CDS encoding related to P.aeruginosa anthranilate synthase component II codes for MAPLRLAILEADTPQPQTRDRFGGYTGVFTALLQEAAKPQKLEDLVTIKGYDVVNELHSYPSLDDIDAVLITGSRHTAFDNDPWIIKLVEFTKKAIDTNRIRVVGVCFGHQIVGRAEGAKCGRSNKGWEVAVTEVDLTDKGKEIFGLDKMRIHQMHRDIVDEFPKGSIPLGSNEICEVQGFYSPGRYLTVQGHPEFTNEIISEILFNRHTVGIFTDEVYNEAMKRAPLPHDGVAIAKAFLKFYREG; via the exons ATGGCTCCTCTTCGCCTCGCTATCCTCGAAGCTGACACCCCGCAGCCCCAGACTCGCGATCGCTTCGGCGGCTACACTGGCGTCTTTACTGCgctcctccaagaagctgcaaAGCCTCAGAAGCTCGAGGATCTGGTTACTATCAAGGGATACGATGTCGTGAACGAACTGCACTCTTATCCATCCCTCGACGACATCGATGCGGTTCTAATCACTGGCTCTCGACACACAGCCTTCGATAACGACCCCTGgatcatcaagcttgtcgaATTCACAAAGAAAGCCATTGACACGAATCGCATCCGAGTTGTAGGCGTATGCTTCGGCCACCAGATCGTTGGAAGAGCTGAGGGCGCCAAGTGTGGGCGCAGTAATAAGGGCTGGGAGGTTGCAGTCACAGAAGTTGATCTGACggacaagggcaaggagaTTTTCGGGTTGGACAAGATG CGCATTCACCAAATGCATCGCGACATTGTGGACGAGTTCCCCAAGGGCTCAATTCCTCTCGGTTCCAATGAGATCTGCGAAGTGCAGGGCTTCTACTCGCCAGGACGGTATCTCACAGTTCAGGGACACCCCGAGTTCACCAACGAGATTATTTCCGAGATTCTCTTCAACCGTCATACAGTTGGCATCTTCACGGATGAAGTGTACAACGAAGCTATGAAACGCGCGCCACTTCCCCATGATGGTGTTGCTATCGCCAAGGCCTTCCTCAAGTTTTATCGAGAGGGGTAG